Below is a window of Leishmania panamensis strain MHOM/PA/94/PSC-1 chromosome 30 sequence DNA.
GTTGCGAGGCGGTCCACCGGTCTTTGATATTGGTCTTGGTACACATGCGAATAAAGTCCTTCGCGCCTTCGGTGGCGCTTGCCGGAATCTGATCCTCGATCTTGGAGCTGATGATGGCGAACATCACCGCCATCTGGTTGTCAAGGTTCGCGAATGGCGGCTTGCCAGTAAGCATCTGAATGACGCAGCACCCCACCGACCACACATCTGCCTCAAACGAGTATCCAGAGCAGGCAATCATCTCGGGTGACATGAAGCTTGGCGTTCCTTGCACAGACTGGGTAATGAGGGTGTCCGCCAACTCCTTGCTCTGCCCAAAGTCGCCCAGCTTGAGCTGGTCGTCTTCTGTGAGGAAGAGGTTATCGCCCTTCAAGTCTCGATGAAGGATGTGCGAGACGTGCAGGTACTCGAGTCCCTCTAGCAACTGGGCTGTGTAGTCGCGCGTCTTCTCCTCGCACAGACCGCCAACGCTCTCCACCTTGCTGCCCACAGTGCCACCCCCTACAAACTCCATGAAAATCCGAAGGGAGTTACCCTCTCGTACAGCGCCGAGGTACGTCACGACGTGAGGATGGTGCAGTCGACGCATGACGCGAATCTCCGACTCAAGCGCAGCCAACTGCTTCTCCACATCCTTGGTGAAGTCATGCGGCACAACAATCTCCTTCACAGCGatgatgctgccgctgtccaGATCTTCGCCGCGATAGACATCGCCAAAGGTGCCTCGTCCAACACGCTCCAGAAGCTTGACACTCTGCACGCGTGGCCGCTGGTCAACGGAGTTGTTCAGAGGCCTGCCGCTATCCATACCCGGACCCACAGAAGAGGTGTTCGCAGTGAATTGCGATCCTCCATCACCgagccgcgccgctgcaggactTGGCGcgctctgcgctgctgcggacgcCGCGGTATGCGACGGCCGGATTGTGTTCGCCCGCGTACTAgatgaagaaggggaaaggacAACCACGGCCGGGTCCCTCTGCGGGACAGCAACCGCTATGCGAGGCCCTGCCGCTATCCCCATTGCCACAtccgcggcggcgttgttgcGGGGCTGATGGTGTGCGTTGACGCTAACGCCGCTGTACGGGTCGATCCCGCCGTTGCCGAAGATACTACCAAAGCTGTTGGACTCCCTacacggaggcggagcgtTGGACTTGCGGAAACGGCTCGCCCACCCAGTGGGTGCGGATTTGTTCTCAGTGAGGCCGGTGAGGCTGCAGCTGGGCACACTGTCGGAGATGACTGTGTAGGACATGCTGTGGCCTGAGCCCTCCGTTTCTGCAGAGTTCGATGACGCGTCGGAGTCGCACGCGTAGAAAGACGGGTCATCACTGTAGCTGAGAAAactctcctccacctcgcgaCTGCTACCGCTGGGAAAGCTGCGGCGCATACGGGCACGAGACCCGTGGCCTGCCCGTGACGCACGACTGCGGCCCATGGAGCTGCCTACTTTGCAACCATGCCATGACCTGCGATGGTCGAAGAATGACGACGTCGAATCCTCCGTCTGCTCCTCAATGGCAACGCTACAGAGCTCACTGCGCACCTCACTCACGGAAGCCTCACTTGGGATGCTAGCCGTGTTGAAACGTGAAAGCAGATGAGGTGGACGGCTGTTCTCACCACTGTCTAGTGGCACCAACTGCATCACGCATGCCAGCGGATTCTTGAGCGATCTGACAATGCGTCGGGAGGCGGTACAGTCACGAGACATGGGGGAGCTGATCTCCGTGGCGAGGCCAATGTTGACCCCATTTGGTCGCGCGTGGCCTACGTTCTTTCGGGAGTGCATATTCATTGGCTCAAATGCTCTATAAACACGTACTCTTAAAAGAAGACAAAACACAAAACGTAGCCTCACGCCAGCAAGGAGAAATCTAGAGAAGGTaagtgaagaagagaaaagatgaCAGCCACGTCCTCGACACAGACGTGGACACAGAAGCACACAAACTGACACGTGTGGATGCGCAGGTAGGCGCCAACGTGAGTCGGTATGGTGAGTGCGTGACTGAAGTTGCGCCTGGCTGGCTATCTTTTTCCGCTCCTCTCTGAAGGTACTCCCTCGCTTAATCaacaaacgagagagagagacggacgACGGAGGGGGGTAAAATAGACTCGAGAAGCAAGAAAAGGGCGACAAGAAGGAAATAccaaaagggggagaagaaagaagaTGGGCACAGGGGAAAACCGggaacagagagggagagtgcaACAGCTTGTAGTCGATTGCGCTTGAGGCAGTCGAGAGAAAGGCGCGAGACCAAATTGCAAAGGGGTGAAGCCAGGCGCGCGcaatggaaagagagaaatgaaGGCAGTGGCTGTAATAGTACTGGAGAGCACCGAAATGTGTGGGAAAGAAaacacagcagcaagagggggaaagggctGTCCAATGTAAGGCGAAACGGAAGGAGGTgcaaaagagggaggaggagggggggaggaggagaggggaggagaaatGCCTTTGGCGACTGCTCCAACAGTAGCCACCGCTTCaccacagaaaaaaaaaacacgcgcAGTGAAGGAGGCAAACACACGACAAGaacagagaagcaaaaagagcggcagcgacagcgaatAAAGATGAAGATaccaaagaaaaacaagaaaacgAGCGAAGTAAAGACGGTCAAAAAAAGAGCAAtcgggagaaggagagacaaACCAGccgaggagggaaagagaaggagaggaaggagatgTGGGTGGAGcgcgcgagaaagagaggggaatggAAAAAAATTCGGGTGGAttcgaagaggaaaaggagaaggatgGCGAAAACAAACACAAAAGATGCGGaaagagcagaagaggggagaagacagaGATGCGCAGGCCACGCTGTCGTATTAGTCGACGTAAGGTGGTACAGCTGGGATGGGAAGGGGGTCTTGTCCAGGCCTTTTCTTCGAGCTGCTCTCCGGGGCCTTGgcccacaaacacacacacacacacgtgcgaaacaaaaagagtGAGGGTGGGAAATAAGAGGAGAAACCCccagaggaagcgaagcaaGACGgcgagggaaaagaaaagtaaACTATAGGAGCCTGCGAGGCAAGCTAAAATGTGTGCAGAAGTGGCACAATCAAGGAGGAGAATGAAGGCGTTCCGGTGGAGAAACAACAAAGGCGGGGGAtgaacacacccacagacatGCACACTTAAGCCAACGTGAAAGGCGAGGTGgtgaaaaagaaagaaggcCACAAAGCAGCTGCGACTGTATCACTTTTTTCCCCTGCACgtgtctgcctgtgcgtTTTAGAACCTACTcccgcacgcacgtacacaaaGTCGAtatgtacacacacacacacacacacacacacacacacacacacacgcgcagagtTAGCACACAACGATCTCTGTTGCACCCCCCTTGTGCGTCTACGCTGGTCCACCCTGTTTCCTCGCGCGccttgcgtgtgcgtttgctGTGCCTTCCCCTActttgcctcctccgctgcttcgcgccaGTGCCTTCGAAAAACTACTTCAAGacaaacaagaaaagagaagataGAATGCACAGAAGTTGCGCACCAGTATATCCAAGCGTCAGataaaaggaaaaaaaaaagctgcacaaccgcacgcacaggcatacacatacacacgacAAGACAAAGAAATCAAGAGAAAaagatatatatatataaagGATTTCGAACACCGACCCAAGAAACAAGGGCTAATAGGTACCACAATTTGCGTTCGCTCTCTATCCCTGAAGTTTCTCTTCAAACACTTTATACACGACTTTTGTATATGTGCAGCCGCGGCACCGCTCTGCCACGTCAAGAGgggggcacacgcacacttcaGAGCGCACGCTAACAAAAATGTAGCAGGGTGTACGCTGTTCCTAAACGGCCCTTTCAgtacgagagagaaaaggaaaaagagaggagcaagaTAGGAAAAGAAGTCTGATAATGATCTTCCACTTGCTTTTGCCGTCACGCTATACcttgttgttttcttttcgctttctgtgggtgggtgtcaTTCCTCTCCCCGCCCCGTATCCCAGCTGCAactccctctcctctactACGAAGCGAAagcacaaggagagagaccacCTCGGCGGTAGATACGCGCAGTGCTGAAGTCAGACAAGTAAAAAAGGGACAAAGAACATAGAGAAGGTAGAGAAAAAGCTGCGATACCCCTACTCTTCTTGGAGGGAGGAAGCGTGAAGTGCCGAGGGAATGCGCCGCTCGTCTCCGTTCTTTATAGCAAAAGGCGAAGTGGTGTGGCAATGACTCAAAGAGCACACCTCCTCTTACGGAGGGGACTCAGGTGgatagaaagagagaaacggaaATGGATGTACAGTGCTCGGCagtgtgtgtacgtgtgtgatTGGTTTGGGTTAGCTAAAGGAAAAGGTGAAAAGATCCCCTtacttcccctctcccttctcgccGCTTGGGAGTCAACTGGGGCCCGCTTTCGATGTGAAATTGTagccaaagaaaaaaaaaagcggagaTCAAAAAACGATGGTGCGCGTCCTTTGGTGGTGATGAGAGTTGGTGGTAAGCGGACACAGAAAAGGTGTGCGCCACGCCTTTGTAGGGAAGGGGACGGAGGTACCGGCGCACACAGGAAAACACACAGTAATGGGTTCCTTTCTTGCTCTATTGTTGCTACCTCGCCTCCTCGCTTGGTCCTTCTTGAAGTTCGTTGCGACAGGCGGTTACGAATATGGGAATTTCTGAGGAATTTGTGAATTGTAAagcgggagggagaggggagtaGACGCGCATACATACGCTCGCACCAACTGCACGTACACTCTTTCTCGCTCAGCACAGGTTCccggacacgcacacagaaaaTAGCGCGTCAACTACGTCGTCCCTGGGGAACTGTACAAGCACTCGCAACGGATGCAGATCGTCAAACTACACGATAGGTAATAGTAACATGGAAAGtgtagaaaaaaaaagtgagggaagaggaaagcgagaaggagcgacATTGATAGGCGATGTGACAACAACGCGAGCAGacgtggagagagaagacggaTGAAGGTAAAGCTAGCAGAACGCCGCTACTTTCGAAGGCAGCACGCCCTTTAGTTCCTCTTTATCCTAGAGGACACCAGCACCAAAGAGGTACAAAAAATAAGGAGAAACGGCGGATAAACAGCTACAGCGGAGCAGTGTGTCCGCACGTGCGGCAACTATGCTCTGACGACCTATCACAAAAAGGAAATACGGCGTCACCTCTCGAGAGAAAACAAGCTGGCCTTGTGACTCCCATCGTTGTATGCCTATCTGCCTCAGGatctttctttcctctgtATAACACGTAAAGGGTAAGCTGAGTCAGCGTCGACTCGTGTTCCAGGAAAGTTGAGACTTCTGCGCAACAAAATCAAATACGAACGGAATGGAAAATAATTCTCCTTGCACATAAGCGAATACTCCTTGCAGTGTAAGGTAAATAAGGTGctaacgcacacacacacacacaccagtaggcagcgagggctgcGTGGGCACTCTGCCTATCGCACGGGCGACATGAacgtgctcactgtcgcaggtcgccaaaacgcaacgccatccacaacccgaccgccgacatcagtgCCGATGAATcgctctgcccccccccctctgcgccTTAGGCGCCTGACTCCGTCACTACCAGAGACGACccggcagtggcagggagagaggggccgGTTGGCCACCCCACAGACTGGGTGCTAGACTCTCATACCGCACTGTGGGGTTCCTCGTCATCAGGGGGAATGAGTGAATTACAGgtgaaaaggaggaaggtgCCAACCATATGACAGTAAGGCTGTACAGCCGCTGCCTTTGGTGATATGTCCGTGAAGAGGCCTGAAGAGTGAAAAATTAGAGAGAAGATGCAGCTGTGTGACTGGATGACTTGTATAACTTCACCTTATCGCAGTGTACGCAATTCTAACAGTTACGTGCAGTGCATGCTGCGAATGTGTTTCACAACTCCGCTACAAGCAATACACCTGGGCGGCTGTGCAGATCCCTGCCTccagcactgcagcagctgcggcttcATTGAAGCCGGGAGGACCGCACAGGACAGCCGCTTGAGCAGGGGGGATATCTATACCTTTTAAAGTCTCTGCCGTGAGACGCCCGCCACAAAGCACGTGCGAGGCGAAGGATGTGGACTCCACTGATGCATCCTGCTGTGACgcgcgagagaagagaagcacaacacGGAATGTGTGCCTCTGAATCGGCAGAGCCTTTGAGTAGCAGGCGGCAAGTCGACTGAGCTCTTCTCCCAAGATAAGATCGTCGGGTGTGTGGACAGAGAAAATTAAGGTGGCGCTGCACGATTGCGCCTCGAGCGCgttggaggagatggagtaCAGGGGTGTAATACCAGTTCCACCAGCAAGTAGCACCACGTGGCGCTCCTTCGGCTCAGCGCGCTGCACAGAGGGGTCTATGTCGAGCCGCCAAGAGGGAGCAAAAGGGCCGTCGAAGAAGACTTCATCGCCCTCTTTGCGGTCAAAGAAGTACCCAGATGTGCGGGCAGTGGGGTAGTGTTTCATACAAATCGTGAAGCTCGTCACCTCCGTCTTGAACAGCGTGTAGAAGCGGCCCTCATCCGCACGCAGGTTGCTGTAGAGCTTGATATATCCACCAGGAATGATGTCGAGTGGCTTCCAGCATGAAAAAGTGAAGTACTGGATGGTGCCCGTTGAGTTCGCCAGCTTTATCTCCAAAATCCGAGCGGACTGAGCCTTGAGTCCCGCTGGTTGGGTGTCAGCGGAATCTAACTCAACCGCGGCCGCTGATCGTAGCGGAGACTGCCCGTTTGCCACACCTTCCACAGGACCCAGGCAGAACTGCTGCACCATTTTCTTCGCCTTAGGGCCGTGAATGCGCATAAAAACGTCGCCGCACTCACGACCGTTGCTGTTCAGCAGCACGTGTAGGCCACCAGGGTGCTTGTCGCGCATTGGTGTCACGTCGTAGGCATAGccaaaaagaagaagaatgATCCGCCTTGGATCCACACTGAGGGCCCTCGTGATGTCGGCCatacgcacatgcgcaggGACGAGAGTAGCAGTTGATGTctcttcagcagcggcagacgcaTTCTCGGGTGCCGCTAGCTCTCCAATCAAGAAAGCGGGCAGCTTCTCTGCTGCAGTAGCACTATGCATGCTGAAGAAGGCCTCCGTCACGTCTTTGCCGTTGTTGCTCCGCAGCGCGGAGCTGCCGCCAGGatgaaaagggagaaaagtAGTCACATCGTAGACCTTGTCATGAATTACTACCAGCGTGCGGTCTGGGTTTATGGAAATCAACTCCTGCACTTCCACCATCGTCAATAGCTTGCGGtacgagcgctgctgctgtggaaTCGTaagcttgcgcagctcctctcccGGTACCGCCATAGGCACCTGCTCCGCTGACGGAGGCGGTGTGGTAGGACCTACCGTCAtgtgcacctccgctgccttCGGCGCTGCTACGTTGGAAGTaggaggtggagcgctaTGTTCGGTGTCGGCGTGAacttgctcctcctccctgtgtGGAGGTGCGTCGGCGCTACCCCTTGGGTGATTTGAGCCCATGAGGTATGACCAAGAGAAGCAACTagcaaagggagagagaagattTGTGCTCGTacagacggcagcggtgccttcGAGAGCGTGAATACGCTGGACGTGAACGTAAACTATCAAAAGAAAACTAAACGCGCACGAAGATGGAGCAGCACTTGGGAGTACAGAAAAGGAACTCAGCCGCTCTGAGCTCCGTTCGTGCACGAGGCCCTCGCGTTGCTCGCACCTCTCCTTGTGCGTTGCGTGAAGGCCAAAGAAGCACAGTCCGATTCACAGAGACAGTGAAAGAGGGCGCCCCTCTGATGAAAAAGAAGCGCAGATAAGGGGGTAAAAAGTAGTGGACACCTGCGCCCACGGAGCGATGATGGCCCATTGGCACCTACGAATCTCCGCCCTTAGAGGCCTACGAACACGTCAAAGGGAACCATAAAAgtagcgaagaaaaaaaagcatgAGACACACTTTGTGCGACTGTGTTTACACATATAGCTGAAGCTCTCTGCCCCAGACCACACGATCGCCGTGAAGTCTCCATTAGGCCACGATGTCCACCATGTGCTTTTCAAGTGAGCCTGCCCACTTATGCGTACTTTCGATGTATGGTTGTTTACCTCAGTATCGACAAAGGCCAACGCAGACAGAAACGAAAATAAATGGAACGCATTATTCGAGTTACCAATGGTGAGAAAACAAACCATAAACTTCTCTGTCAAGCACCGTCGCAACGGCCGGTGTCTTGCCCTCATCTCCCGCTCGTTTGTTGCTTAACGCGCAGCGGAGTGCGTctgtatgcgtgtatgtgggtCAGATAACGATAACATCCCTCTTGTGGGCATGAGAACGCAAGCGAGGGTGCGAGACCTCTCCCAGTGCCCGTGATAAAACACAGATAGGGGAGTCCTTTCCACTTTcaatcacacacacgaccGACTAGCTCCTACACTACAGATAGGAAGCCAAGCCAGAAACCACACGATTTTACTCAGCAAAGCAGGCGCAGATATGGTACCCTCGTAATACGTATACGCCCGTCACGACGCAGCTGTGATCCCGGGAGACTCAAGCGAGGCGCTTTGTATTTTTCTTAAatttttttgccttttcgaACTTGCCGTTGGACGCTGTAGAGAGGTTGCGCGACGCGGCCGAAAGgtgcttcacctcctcctgtgcCTGCATTAAGTGCACGGAGCGGCGCTTGTtgtgctcctccttcttcttctgcttttCTAGGCGAGCGTGCTTCGTGCGGAGGTCATCAAGAAATGGGTCTCCGCCATCCTCGGCAGGCATGTACCCTGACTTCACCTCACGCAGCCAGTCATACTTGTCGCGGTCCTCGCGGGCACGCTTGCCCCACTTGTCCTTCCACTCCTGGCGATCCTCGTCAAAAACGCGGTTTGACTTCTTTCGATGAATGTCGATGCCCTTCTTGACCGCAAACTTCTGCCATGCGGTGAGCGGTTTCGGTTTcggcagcgccttctcgcgaggcagctgcatcaccggctgcggcagctgtaCTAAGGTCGTCGCACTCTCGTATTTggtcttcttcacctctgtCGGTAAATGAACAAACTCGCCGAGGAGCGCTTTGAGTGCATTTGTGCAAGAGCTGATGAGATCCTCCTCGCGACGCATTGGTCCACTCACAGTGGACACATCCGTCACCGTCAACAGACCCACGTCTAGCTGATACTCACTCATTGCGGCTGTCTTAAGGTatgagaggggaggtggacACTACGCCAGCTCGGGGGCATGACGATTTGGGCAGTCGTGTTTTTGTGGAGAGTGAAGAAACAAGAGACAAGAAAGGGGTGAAGACGCGGCTAAAGTGAAGGATaaaagcaagagaggggaaatCGCGCATTTTTGTTGGAAGCAAACAAGTCGTGATGCATATTGCTATCCCTTAACAAGATTAGAGCCATAGACACGGATATTGAGGAAGACAGGCCAAAAAGTGCACAAGTCCGACAGGGTGAGAGGACGCGCCACTCCTCCAACTTTGAATAAAGACCCCGCCTCTTCTTACTGCGAACGGACGCATCCCATATACAGACACAAAGCCCACACCCTGCGATTCTAGCGTGCGCACATCAATGTGGGTGCAGGTGCATCTTTGGCATGTCACTGAGGCCATAAAGTGTGCGAACTTTTCGACTTACTTAGTGTGGAGAGGACTAGCAAAGCGAGGCAGCACGCGTAGCATACCGGCGCGAAACCGAAAAaatgggggaggaagaaatAGCGAGCGCTGTTCCTTTTAAGAGAAGAATGACCCTCAGATGAGCAAGTGCTTGGTGCTCCTGCGACAGTGATCTGCGCGCAGCGTCCTcagagagggggcggtgaCGCTGCTTGCTCACAGACCgtagaagagaaaagaaaggagacaGTGCAGCCGCCTCCGTATGTCAATGGAGGCGCTCAAGAGAGCAATTTTGCAGGCTACAACTCTTCGAAGGGCACAAGATCACCGCGGtcatcctccctcccctgcccctcGCGCAGCATCTTCACTCGCGCCATGCCCTTCTCTGCTTCGTCCGGCGCAATCAGCACGGCGCGGTCAGCGCCGATGCGGTCTGCGTAGCTGAAAGTCTGTACAATCTTCTTGGAGTCCATAATGATGTCGGCACTGCGGCCCTTgtcacgcagctgcttcaaTACCTTCAGGGCGGTGCCTCGTTGAGACTCGTTGAACGGAATCACCACATCATCCACCTTATGCGGCAACGGGTTAAGcagcctcttcttcttcagcaaTTCAACAATTACGCAGTCGCCAAACCCGAACCCGACGCATGAGACAGGCTGTGGGCTTCCGTACAGGGTGAATAGGTTGTCGTAACGGCCACCTCCACAGATCGCGCGGAACTCACCACTGCGGTCAAACGCCTCGAAAACGATACCGGTGTAGTAAGCGAGCCCACGCACAACGCTCGGATCAAACTGGACCCAGTCACCGTATCCGTACATTTGCATCTGCACGAAGAGCTCCGTGAGCTCCGAGAGGGCGCCATTTTTGTCAAAGAGGTCCTTGTCAAAGTCATCAACGGACTTGAGACTAAGTGTCCTGATGATGCCATCCGCCTGCTGGGCATCCAAGCCCaactccttcagctccgctCGGATTTGCTCCTCAGGCAATTTCTCCATCTTGTCGACAATCACGCACAcggaggcaaagagagaatctggcacaccagcgccggtGAGTGCGCACTGCAGCAACTTGCGCGAGCTCACCTTCACGCCGACGTCCTGCGCGGTGAGGCCGAGGGAACTCATTGCTGTGCACGCTGCACACAAAAgctccacctctgcagcCACGCTCTTCACGCCGACGATATCCATATTCCACTGGTAGTGCTCACGGCGACGACCGCGAGAGATGGCCTCGTAGCGCCAGCACTGCGGGATGGAGTACCACTTGGCAggcagaaggagagagcggccCTTCGAGAGCTGCAGACGCACTAATGACGGCGTCATCTCCGGTCGCAGTGTGACGCGGTGGCCACCCTTTGTCACAAAGTTGAACATTTGGTCTGTAatctcctcccccgccttGCGGATGTAGAGCTCCTCTGACTCTAGAACCGGGGCGTCGTACTCCTCGAAGCCGAACTTTCGGGCCGTCTCGTGGAA
It encodes the following:
- a CDS encoding protein kinase, putative (TriTrypDB/GeneDB-style sysID: LpmP.30.0620), with translation MNMHSRKNVGHARPNGVNIGLATEISSPMSRDCTASRRIVRSLKNPLACVMQLVPLDSGENSRPPHLLSRFNTASIPSEASVSEVRSELCSVAIEEQTEDSTSSFFDHRRSWHGCKVGSSMGRSRASRAGHGSRARMRRSFPSGSSREVEESFLSYSDDPSFYACDSDASSNSAETEGSGHSMSYTVISDSVPSCSLTGLTENKSAPTGWASRFRKSNAPPPCRESNSFGSIFGNGGIDPYSGVSVNAHHQPRNNAAADVAMGIAAGPRIAVAVPQRDPAVVVLSPSSSSTRANTIRPSHTAASAAAQSAPSPAAARLGDGGSQFTANTSSVGPGMDSGRPLNNSVDQRPRVQSVKLLERVGRGTFGDVYRGEDLDSGSIIAVKEIVVPHDFTKDVEKQLAALESEIRVMRRLHHPHVVTYLGAVREGNSLRIFMEFVGGGTVGSKVESVGGLCEEKTRDYTAQLLEGLEYLHVSHILHRDLKGDNLFLTEDDQLKLGDFGQSKELADTLITQSVQGTPSFMSPEMIACSGYSFEADVWSVGCCVIQMLTGKPPFANLDNQMAVMFAIISSKIEDQIPASATEGAKDFIRMCTKTNIKDRWTASQLRQHPWILGQSAPVAATVAALTKGAGELKGTASRKSIATHLSLEAKGPSQLNPHPGKPSRSILLDTATLGKVKNRDGIKKGPSSSSFGGYQYSYEDETGDHEAGCTTSSNLSSSKSETASSKNAAVRHISAPFPQSSPHSEGASTGSRHASPLTLPEALPSGGRQHRGRGSARGPILAQSDSLVVVGKEGGGGSGTRGRRKSPLEPAQRLQRPVQCHKEKSPRHQALMVGSAVAVECPPKRRSNSSLASRTLNTPIHDRTSLGASSPNKQRGDVRPAGSAIYRGSGAGNQSVRTTQNDTSSFKKRQPAPSRAER
- a CDS encoding nitrate reductase, putative (TriTrypDB/GeneDB-style sysID: LpmP.30.0630), translating into MGSNHPRGSADAPPHREEEQVHADTEHSAPPPTSNVAAPKAAEVHMTVGPTTPPPSAEQVPMAVPGEELRKLTIPQQQRSYRKLLTMVEVQELISINPDRTLVVIHDKVYDVTTFLPFHPGGSSALRSNNGKDVTEAFFSMHSATAAEKLPAFLIGELAAPENASAAAEETSTATLVPAHVRMADITRALSVDPRRIILLLFGYAYDVTPMRDKHPGGLHVLLNSNGRECGDVFMRIHGPKAKKMVQQFCLGPVEGVANGQSPLRSAAAVELDSADTQPAGLKAQSARILEIKLANSTGTIQYFTFSCWKPLDIIPGGYIKLYSNLRADEGRFYTLFKTEVTSFTICMKHYPTARTSGYFFDRKEGDEVFFDGPFAPSWRLDIDPSVQRAEPKERHVVLLAGGTGITPLYSISSNALEAQSCSATLIFSVHTPDDLILGEELSRLAACYSKALPIQRHTFRVVLLFSRASQQDASVESTSFASHVLCGGRLTAETLKGIDIPPAQAAVLCGPPGFNEAAAAAVLEAGICTAAQVYCL
- a CDS encoding ribosome biogenesis regulatory protein (RRS1), putative (TriTrypDB/GeneDB-style sysID: LpmP.30.0640) — translated: MSEYQLDVGLLTVTDVSTVSGPMRREEDLISSCTNALKALLGEFVHLPTEVKKTKYESATTLVQLPQPVMQLPREKALPKPKPLTAWQKFAVKKGIDIHRKKSNRVFDEDRQEWKDKWGKRAREDRDKYDWLREVKSGYMPAEDGGDPFLDDLRTKHARLEKQKKKEEHNKRRSVHLMQAQEEVKHLSAASRNLSTASNGKFEKAKKFKKNTKRLA
- a CDS encoding histidyl-tRNA synthetase, putative (TriTrypDB/GeneDB-style sysID: LpmP.30.0650), with the translated sequence MSSTASLNAELLAEINDLRVKLAEKEALLQPEGVVSKRSKKKSQANMIEKEPVQGCRDFPPEDMRVRRHLFGVFHETARKFGFEEYDAPVLESEELYIRKAGEEITDQMFNFVTKGGHRVTLRPEMTPSLVRLQLSKGRSLLLPAKWYSIPQCWRYEAISRGRRREHYQWNMDIVGVKSVAAEVELLCAACTAMSSLGLTAQDVGVKVSSRKLLQCALTGAGVPDSLFASVCVIVDKMEKLPEEQIRAELKELGLDAQQADGIIRTLSLKSVDDFDKDLFDKNGALSELTELFVQMQMYGYGDWVQFDPSVVRGLAYYTGIVFEAFDRSGEFRAICGGGRYDNLFTLYGSPQPVSCVGFGFGDCVIVELLKKKRLLNPLPHKVDDVVIPFNESQRGTALKVLKQLRDKGRSADIIMDSKKIVQTFSYADRIGADRAVLIAPDEAEKGMARVKMLREGQGREDDRGDLVPFEEL